CCGGTCGACGCCGCCGCGCATGCCCGGTTCGCCGCAGCGATCCGGAACCTTCGGCCAGAAGAGCGGTAGTTTCCCTGGCGTGCGCCGGATGCGCGCCGCCGCAGCGCGGCCGGCCGTCACACGCCGCCGGTCATGCATCACTCTCTTTCGCAGACACTGCATGCGATGTTATGCTCGATGCCCGTTTGATAACCGATACCGAGGAAACCGATGCTCCTGTTCGCCGATGCCCAGTACACCAGCCCGTATGCAATGTCCGTGTTCGTCGCATTGACGGAGAAGCGCATTCCGTTCGAGTTGAAGACCATCGACCTCGATGCCGGCGCCAATCGCGAGGGGGATTACGCGACGCGGTCGCTGACGCAGCGCGTGCCCACGCTCGTCGACGGCGACTTCGCGCTGTCCGAGTCGTCCGCCATCACGGAATACCTGGAAGAGCTGCGGCCCGATCCGGCCCTGTATCCGGCGGACCTGAAAACACGTGCCCGCGCGCGCCAGGTGCAGGCGTGGATCAGGAGCGACCTGCTGCCGATCAGGCAGGAGCGCTCGACCAATGTCGTGTTCTACGCACCGACCGACGCGCCGCTGTCCGCCGCCGCGCAACAGGCGGCGGGCAAGCTGTTCAAGGCGGCGGACGCATTGCTCGCGCACGGCGGCGATCACCTGTTCGGTTCCTGGACCATCGCCGACGTGGACCTGGCCGTGATGCTGAACCGGCTCGTGCTGAACGGCGATGACGTGCCGGCGGCATTGCGCGCGTACGCCACGCGGCAGTGGGAGCGTGAGTCCGTGCAGGGCTGGGTCACGTTGCAACGCCCGCCGCTGTAAGGATCGCTGGCCCCGAATTTCCGTCACGCTGCCGGCTGCGTTGAATGTGCAGTAAGCCCGCGCCGCACGGCGACGCGGCAAGGTGACAATACGTGCGTTTTGCGGGGCCCGCGTGGTGATAGCATGGGAAACCGCCATCCTTCCCATGCTTTCAACCAGAAAGGCGCACATGAACAAGCGATTGCCCGCTGTACTGCTCGCCGGCCTGCTCGCCGGCCTCGCGTCGGCTCCCGCATGGTCGGGCGCCGGGGCATCCATTGCCCGCGAAACCCGGCAGCCCAAGGTCACGATCGTCGCAGGCTTGCCATACAGTGCCACGCAGACGATGACCCGGCTCCAAAGGCAGCATGACGGCAGCGAATTCACCCGGCAGCTCGTCTCGAAGCTGTACCGGGACAGCGCCGGAAGAACCCGCACCGACCGGCTGGACGACGAGGGCAATCCCGTGGTCTCGACGATCCGCGACACCGACGGCGCGTACCTGATGCTGGATCACCTGCACAAGACGGCGTTCAAGCCGAAAGTGACGCGGTCGCCGGTGCCGCCGAGGAAACGGGCCGGTGCCGGCGGCAGCGCGCCGCAGGCCTTGGACCAGGCGCGGGCAGCGGATGCGCAGCCCGGCCCTGCGGTCGAGCCGCTGGGCGAGCGCGAACTCGAAGGCTTGACGGTGACGGGCCAGGCTTACAGCTACACGGCCGGTGGCGGCGACAAAGGTGTGACGGTGGTCAGCGAGACATGGGTGGCACCGGAACTGAAGATTTCCGTCTACTACCGGCACAACGATCCACGTACGGGCGAAACCGTGACCGCACTGAGCGGCATCGACCGCACCGAGCCCGATGCCGCGCTGTTCGCCGTGCCGACCGGTTACACGCCCATTTCCCTCAAGGATGGCGAGGCGCCGGCCGAACGGCCGTGATGCGGGTCGCCGCCAGCCCGGTACGTTGCGGGATGGCGGCAATGGAGGGCCTCACCCCTCCTTGTGATGAAACGGCGCGAACCACGTCACCAGGAACGATGGAATGGTGGCCGCCATCACGAACCAGAAGTAATTCACGTACCCCATCCACTGCTGCAGGTGGCCGGAAACCAGGCCAGTCACCATCATGCACAGCCCCATCAGGCCGGTGCCGAACGCGTAGTGGGTGGTGGTGTACCTGCCCGGCGCGAGCTGCTGCATCAGGTAGATCATGAAGCCCACCGAGCCGAAGCCGTAGAAGAATTTTTCGATCGCCACGCCGGCGCTGATCGCCACCAGGCTGGTGGGCTGGTACATTGCCATCAGCAGGAACGTCACGTTCGGGATGTTGACGGCGCAGCACAGCAGGAACAGCGTCGGCTTCAGGCCGCGCTTGGCCACGAACAGGCCGCCCAGCAGCGAGCCGACCAGCACCGCCACCAGCCCATAGGTGCCGTAGACGATGCCCAGCAGCTCGTTCGACAGCCCGAGGCCGCCCTTGGCCACCGGGTCCACCATGAAGAACGGGCCGATCTTTTCCAGCAGGCCGATCGACAGGCGGAACAGGAACGCGAAGCCCACCATCAGCCACACATCGCGCTTCTGGAAGAACGTGATGAACGAATCCTTCAGGATGAACAGTGCCTCGCCGATGGAGACGGGCGCATTTTCGGCCTTGGCGCCATCGGGCATCACGCGCAGGTGCCACACCGCCATCACCAGCGTGATGCCGGCCACGATGAAGAACACGATGCGCCAGCTGTCGATCCACGCTTCGCCGAACGCGTTGGCATCGTGGCCGAACACGTTGGTGTGCAGCCAGCCCGACAGGTAGACCAGGCCACCGGAGGCGACGATCGGGCCGATGTTCCACGACAGGCTCTGGATGCCGCAGTACAGCGACTGCGTGCGCGTGTCCAGCGCCGTGACGTAGACGCCGTCGGACGCGATGTCCTGCGTGGCGCCGACGAACGACAGCACGATGAACAGCCCGACCATGATCGCCATGTACCCGGGCAGGGACATCGCCAGCGCCACGCAGCCGAAACCGAGGCCGATCGTCAGCTGCGCGCACAGCACGAAGAACTTCTTGGTGCGGTACATTTCGACGAACGGCGCGAACAGCGGCTTGATCGTGTAGGCGAGGATCAGGTAGCTCGCATACTCGGCCGCCTTGCCGTTGTCCATGCCCAGGTTCTTGAACATGATGGCCGTCACGCTGGTGAGCATGATGTACGCCAGCGCCATCGTGAAGTAGCCGGAAGGCACCCACAGCAGCGGGCTGACGCGCCGCGCCGCGGCGGCGGCGCCGGCCGGGGGCAGGGCGCCCGGTGTGGCGGCTTTCGTGTTCATGTCGTCTCCTGTCTCGATCGTCAAGGTGCGGGCGGCTATGTTGCCGCTGCTGCCGCTGCTGCCGCCATTATCTTAGGATGCGCGGCGCTGCGTGTCGATGAATTCGCGGTACCACAGCGCGCTGTCCTTCGGCGTGCGCTTCTGGGTGGCGTAATCGACATGGATGATGCCGAAGCGCTTGGCGTAGCCGGAATTCCATTCGAAGTTGTCCAGCAGGCTCCAGAGGAAATAGCCGCGCACGTCCACGCCCTGGTCGATCGCCGCCTTCAGTGCCG
Above is a window of Pseudoduganella dura DNA encoding:
- a CDS encoding MFS transporter; this encodes MALAYIMLTSVTAIMFKNLGMDNGKAAEYASYLILAYTIKPLFAPFVEMYRTKKFFVLCAQLTIGLGFGCVALAMSLPGYMAIMVGLFIVLSFVGATQDIASDGVYVTALDTRTQSLYCGIQSLSWNIGPIVASGGLVYLSGWLHTNVFGHDANAFGEAWIDSWRIVFFIVAGITLVMAVWHLRVMPDGAKAENAPVSIGEALFILKDSFITFFQKRDVWLMVGFAFLFRLSIGLLEKIGPFFMVDPVAKGGLGLSNELLGIVYGTYGLVAVLVGSLLGGLFVAKRGLKPTLFLLCCAVNIPNVTFLLMAMYQPTSLVAISAGVAIEKFFYGFGSVGFMIYLMQQLAPGRYTTTHYAFGTGLMGLCMMVTGLVSGHLQQWMGYVNYFWFVMAATIPSFLVTWFAPFHHKEG
- the yfcF gene encoding glutathione transferase; translation: MLLFADAQYTSPYAMSVFVALTEKRIPFELKTIDLDAGANREGDYATRSLTQRVPTLVDGDFALSESSAITEYLEELRPDPALYPADLKTRARARQVQAWIRSDLLPIRQERSTNVVFYAPTDAPLSAAAQQAAGKLFKAADALLAHGGDHLFGSWTIADVDLAVMLNRLVLNGDDVPAALRAYATRQWERESVQGWVTLQRPPL